The following proteins come from a genomic window of Iamia sp. SCSIO 61187:
- a CDS encoding DUF983 domain-containing protein, translated as MPVHISPSDASRPDADWALMLRRGLIRRCPRCGGGNLFRTWWSIKERCPRCGVRFVREEGYFTGVYLVNFGVVLAVLFVMIMGVAVWLGSNPGASAVPFLVVGTVVAIAVPVLFYPFARTIWAALDLAMAPMELDEILDATEAEDDDDGDAGAG; from the coding sequence ATGCCCGTGCACATCTCGCCCTCCGACGCCAGCCGGCCCGACGCCGACTGGGCCCTGATGCTCCGGCGGGGCCTGATCCGGCGGTGCCCCCGGTGCGGCGGCGGCAACCTGTTCCGGACCTGGTGGTCGATCAAGGAGCGCTGCCCCCGCTGCGGGGTGCGCTTCGTGCGCGAGGAGGGCTACTTCACCGGCGTCTACCTCGTGAACTTCGGCGTCGTGCTCGCCGTGCTGTTCGTCATGATCATGGGCGTCGCCGTCTGGCTGGGCAGCAACCCGGGCGCCTCGGCCGTGCCGTTCCTCGTCGTCGGCACGGTCGTCGCCATCGCCGTGCCGGTGCTCTTCTACCCCTTCGCCCGCACCATCTGGGCCGCCCTCGACCTGGCCATGGCGCCCATGGAGCTGGACGAGATCCTCGACGCGACCGAGGCCGAGGACGACGACGACGGGGACGCCGGCGCCGGGTGA
- a CDS encoding DUF4267 domain-containing protein: MTTPDLLAIGAGAIRLASGASFLIAPEAANRLWADERTDDPTAALLLRSMGYRDALVGGMLLRAGWTGSGTVPGWFLASAGADLADLVGGLANHERLSERSRTVGVYGAAAGVAIGVLGAWRARRR, translated from the coding sequence ATGACCACGCCCGACCTCCTCGCCATCGGCGCCGGGGCCATCCGCCTGGCCTCCGGGGCCTCGTTCCTCATCGCCCCCGAGGCGGCCAACCGGCTCTGGGCCGACGAGCGGACCGACGACCCCACCGCCGCGCTGCTGCTGCGCTCGATGGGCTACCGGGACGCCCTGGTGGGCGGGATGCTCCTCCGCGCCGGCTGGACCGGCTCGGGCACGGTGCCGGGCTGGTTCCTGGCCAGCGCCGGCGCCGACCTGGCGGACCTGGTCGGGGGGCTGGCCAACCACGAGAGGCTCTCGGAGCGGTCGCGGACGGTGGGGGTCTACGGCGCCGCCGCCGGCGTGGCCATCGGCGTGCTGGGAGCCTGGCGCGCCCGTCGCCGCTGA
- a CDS encoding VIT family protein: protein MSDAPWARVPRSARHRREPHRGSVAARLGWLRAGVMGANDGIVSTAGLVVGVAAATTSASAIATAGSAGLVAGAVSMALGEYVSVSSQRDTEEALVRQEADELARLPELERRELIGMLEARGLSEATSARAADELTAHDALATHLELELGLDQDQLADPWAAAGSSALSFTVGAALPLVAILVPPASVRIPVAVIAVLLALAGTGVLSARLGGAAVGRAVVRLVGGGAAALAVTYAIGEALGTAVG from the coding sequence ATGAGCGACGCACCGTGGGCCCGGGTCCCCCGGAGCGCCCGGCACCGGCGCGAGCCCCACCGGGGTTCGGTGGCGGCCCGGCTGGGCTGGCTGCGGGCCGGCGTGATGGGCGCCAACGACGGGATCGTGTCGACCGCCGGCCTGGTGGTGGGCGTCGCCGCCGCGACCACGAGCGCCAGCGCCATCGCCACCGCCGGCAGCGCCGGGCTGGTGGCCGGGGCCGTGTCGATGGCGCTCGGCGAGTACGTGTCCGTCAGCAGCCAGCGCGACACCGAGGAGGCCCTGGTGCGCCAGGAGGCCGACGAGCTGGCCCGGCTGCCGGAGCTCGAGCGGCGTGAGCTGATCGGCATGCTCGAGGCGCGCGGGCTGAGCGAGGCGACCTCGGCCCGGGCGGCCGACGAGCTGACGGCCCACGACGCCCTGGCCACGCACCTGGAGCTCGAGCTGGGCCTCGACCAGGACCAGCTGGCGGATCCGTGGGCGGCGGCGGGCTCCTCGGCGCTCTCGTTCACCGTGGGCGCCGCCCTGCCGCTCGTCGCGATCCTCGTGCCGCCGGCCTCGGTGCGCATCCCCGTCGCCGTCATCGCCGTGCTCCTGGCCCTCGCCGGCACCGGCGTCCTGAGCGCCCGGCTGGGGGGCGCGGCGGTGGGCCGGGCGGTGGTGCGCCTGGTGGGCGGGGGAGCGGCGGCCCTGGCCGTCACCTACGCCATCGGCGAGGCGCTGGGCACCGCGGTCGGGTAG
- a CDS encoding C40 family peptidase, whose product MLTSRSTRLLLPALVAVLLAAAACTPQSPRTVAVARAEAQIGVPYVYGGASPAGFDCSGLTSWAWGQAGVRIPRTAAEQYRATRRISRSQLQLGDLVFWGSGGRVTHVAMYVGGGRIVQARKPGTRVEHQSVDWWPAARMGYGQVAVPAPPPAG is encoded by the coding sequence GTGCTCACCTCTCGCTCCACCCGGCTCCTCCTGCCGGCGCTGGTCGCCGTCCTGCTCGCCGCGGCGGCGTGCACCCCGCAGTCCCCGCGGACCGTCGCCGTGGCCCGGGCCGAGGCCCAGATCGGTGTGCCCTACGTCTACGGCGGCGCATCGCCAGCCGGGTTCGACTGCTCCGGCCTGACGTCGTGGGCCTGGGGCCAGGCCGGCGTGCGGATCCCCCGCACGGCGGCCGAGCAGTACCGAGCGACCCGGCGCATCTCCCGGTCGCAGCTCCAGCTGGGTGACCTGGTGTTCTGGGGCAGCGGCGGTCGCGTCACCCACGTGGCCATGTACGTCGGCGGCGGCCGCATCGTCCAGGCTCGCAAGCCCGGCACCCGCGTCGAGCACCAGAGCGTCGACTGGTGGCCCGCCGCCCGCATGGGCTACGGCCAGGTGGCGGTCCCCGCCCCACCCCCCGCCGGTTGA
- a CDS encoding transglycosylase domain-containing protein encodes MTSSDTPAETPAAPDRPADAAPGSRWDRFRRTRTWRWGRWPLAAGGVVGVLGILALAWLYATVELPAEPPQIRSSVILDANGEELAVLQRDGYRIEVELDEVSPVVVDALIAAEDRDFRSHNGIDPLGIARAVTNNVGGGDTQGASTLTQQLVKNSYLTSERTYTRKVREAVLAIKLDRREDKDEILERYLNTVYFGRGAYGIEAAANVYFDVSAAELDLPQAALLVGLLRAPESADPTTDPETATARRDSVIEDLVEVGDITRDEADAARAADLGAIPQDSVATLTAGVGPHVVEWIRAQAVEMFGPEAVYGAGLTIHTTIDIEDQRAAEEAIAAVLTAPEDPQAALVAIDEGGQIRAHVGGRDFAALQVDLARGVEGGGSGRQPGSTFKPVVLAAALEDGTATLGSTYPAPGSLVLDAGGEPWEVSNYGGTEFGVTDLYDATTESINTVYAQLVLEVGPERAAEVADALGLPDQQPDPALVLGTGEVSVVALAEAYSTLAREGERIAPYLIERVEDGEGSTVFEAGAPDVARVLQEGPARAVTHALRGVIDGGTGTGARLDRPAAGKTGTTQDNGDAWFAGYTPTYTAVVWMGYPEGAQRPMDDVRGEAVTGGSLPADIWKAFMDRALADVEPTDFAEPPAELLEPPDEEEATLTVSPTRGPVGTEITVEGSGFDQCLVGWSATFEPGGVASPVEEGSTASDRSTTLVVPDGLGAGTAAVTAQCDRGAGPETVAEATFEIEGPETTTTTTTTTTTTTAPTTTTEAGPTTTAPTGSTTTTTTTPPGGPPGGGGPGG; translated from the coding sequence GTGACCTCATCCGACACCCCCGCCGAGACGCCGGCGGCCCCCGACCGGCCGGCCGACGCCGCCCCGGGGAGCCGCTGGGACCGGTTCCGCCGGACCCGGACCTGGCGCTGGGGGCGGTGGCCGCTCGCCGCCGGGGGCGTGGTCGGCGTGCTGGGGATCCTGGCCCTGGCCTGGCTGTACGCCACCGTCGAGCTCCCGGCCGAGCCCCCCCAGATCCGGTCGTCGGTCATCCTCGACGCCAACGGCGAGGAGCTCGCCGTCCTCCAGCGCGACGGGTACCGCATCGAGGTCGAGCTGGACGAGGTGTCACCGGTCGTCGTCGACGCCCTCATCGCCGCCGAGGACCGCGACTTCCGGTCCCACAACGGGATCGACCCCCTCGGGATCGCCCGCGCCGTCACCAACAACGTCGGGGGCGGCGACACGCAGGGCGCGTCGACGCTGACCCAGCAGCTGGTCAAGAACAGCTACCTGACCTCGGAGCGGACCTACACCAGGAAGGTCCGCGAGGCCGTGCTGGCCATCAAGCTCGACCGCCGGGAGGACAAGGACGAGATCCTCGAGCGCTACCTGAACACGGTCTACTTCGGGCGGGGGGCGTACGGCATCGAGGCCGCAGCCAACGTCTACTTCGACGTGAGCGCAGCCGAGCTCGACCTGCCCCAGGCGGCCCTGCTGGTCGGCCTGCTGCGGGCGCCCGAGTCGGCCGACCCGACCACCGACCCCGAGACGGCGACCGCCCGCCGGGACTCGGTCATCGAGGACCTGGTCGAGGTGGGCGACATCACCCGCGACGAGGCCGACGCGGCCCGGGCGGCCGACCTCGGCGCCATCCCCCAGGACTCGGTGGCCACCCTGACCGCCGGCGTCGGTCCCCACGTCGTCGAGTGGATCCGGGCCCAGGCGGTGGAGATGTTCGGGCCCGAGGCGGTCTACGGCGCCGGGCTGACGATCCACACCACCATCGACATCGAGGACCAGCGCGCCGCGGAGGAGGCCATCGCCGCGGTCCTGACCGCGCCGGAGGACCCCCAGGCGGCGCTGGTCGCCATCGACGAGGGGGGCCAGATCCGCGCCCACGTGGGCGGCCGGGACTTCGCCGCCCTCCAGGTCGACCTGGCGCGGGGCGTCGAGGGCGGCGGCTCCGGGCGCCAGCCGGGATCGACGTTCAAGCCCGTCGTCCTCGCTGCGGCCCTGGAGGACGGCACGGCGACGCTTGGCTCGACCTACCCGGCGCCCGGGTCGCTGGTCCTGGACGCCGGTGGTGAGCCCTGGGAGGTCAGCAACTACGGGGGCACCGAGTTCGGGGTGACCGACCTCTACGACGCGACCACCGAGTCGATCAACACCGTCTACGCCCAGCTCGTCCTCGAGGTCGGGCCCGAGCGAGCGGCCGAGGTCGCCGACGCCCTGGGCCTCCCGGACCAGCAGCCGGACCCGGCCCTCGTCCTCGGCACCGGCGAGGTGTCGGTCGTCGCCCTGGCCGAGGCCTACTCCACGCTGGCTCGGGAGGGCGAGCGGATCGCCCCGTACCTGATCGAGCGGGTCGAGGACGGCGAGGGCTCGACGGTCTTCGAGGCCGGCGCCCCCGACGTGGCGCGCGTCCTCCAGGAGGGCCCGGCCCGAGCGGTCACCCACGCCCTGCGGGGGGTCATCGACGGGGGGACCGGGACCGGGGCCCGCCTCGACCGGCCGGCGGCGGGCAAGACCGGGACCACCCAGGACAACGGCGACGCCTGGTTCGCGGGCTACACGCCGACCTACACCGCCGTGGTCTGGATGGGGTACCCCGAGGGGGCGCAGCGGCCCATGGACGACGTGCGGGGCGAGGCCGTGACCGGTGGCTCGCTGCCGGCCGACATCTGGAAGGCGTTCATGGATCGCGCCCTCGCCGACGTCGAGCCGACCGACTTCGCCGAGCCTCCGGCCGAGCTGCTCGAGCCCCCCGACGAGGAGGAGGCCACCTTGACGGTGAGCCCCACCCGCGGGCCCGTCGGCACCGAGATCACCGTCGAGGGCTCGGGGTTCGACCAGTGCCTGGTGGGGTGGTCAGCCACCTTCGAGCCCGGTGGGGTGGCGTCACCGGTCGAGGAGGGCAGCACGGCGTCGGACCGGTCGACGACGCTCGTGGTGCCCGACGGCCTCGGTGCCGGCACCGCCGCCGTCACGGCCCAGTGCGACCGGGGCGCCGGACCCGAGACCGTGGCCGAGGCGACCTTCGAGATCGAGGGCCCGGAGACCACCACGACCACCACGACGACCACGACCACCACCACGGCGCCGACGACGACCACCGAGGCGGGTCCCACCACGACGGCACCGACCGGGTCGACGACGACCACGACCACCACCCCGCCCGGCGGGCCCCCCGGTGGAGGTGGCCCCGGCGGGTGA
- a CDS encoding pyridoxamine 5'-phosphate oxidase family protein, with translation MKADRNGLDILERPECLELLGQCTLGRVAISVGALPTILPINFRLIDGHVVFRTGVGSKLDAATRGAVIAFEVDDFDAVDHTGWSVVVTGIAQESPASEWAGPIMSSAIPRWAPAGASRILFLPTDIVSGRRITRERAVPAPAPAPASATATAGARA, from the coding sequence ATGAAGGCGGATCGCAACGGCCTGGACATCCTCGAGCGGCCCGAGTGCCTCGAGCTCCTGGGGCAGTGCACCCTCGGGCGCGTCGCCATCTCGGTGGGCGCCCTGCCGACCATCCTGCCGATCAACTTCCGGCTGATCGACGGCCACGTCGTGTTCCGCACCGGCGTCGGGTCGAAGCTCGACGCCGCCACCCGCGGGGCGGTCATCGCCTTCGAGGTCGACGACTTCGACGCCGTCGACCACACCGGGTGGAGCGTGGTCGTCACCGGCATCGCCCAGGAGAGCCCCGCCAGCGAGTGGGCCGGGCCGATCATGTCGAGCGCCATCCCCCGCTGGGCCCCGGCGGGGGCGTCGCGGATCCTCTTCCTCCCGACCGACATCGTCTCCGGCCGGCGCATCACCCGCGAGCGGGCCGTCCCGGCGCCCGCCCCCGCCCCCGCCTCGGCGACGGCCACGGCGGGCGCCCGGGCCTGA